The region ataaaatgcgagtgaAATGGGTTAtttgaatgtgtgtatttattatttatagtaaaagtgaaagtggacaattaataagGGATGGACGAAAATaacaaaagtggacaattaatgatgacggaaggagtatgtcatttggaatgtaacatcccaataaaataaaatgagtcacttagagtgggacggatggagtataaatttaTCGCAAACACTAGCTAATACtatctccgtcccataagaatataaatttttttttcctttttaatctgtaccataagaatatgcattttctaaatttagaaaaaattttccttttaatgagGTAAGACTCATTCTTcgctaacaatactttaattgaaattttcttttattttttctcttgctttactaattttatattaaattcatgtTTAACTAAAAATGTACGGTAGGAACTAAAAGAATAGctttaaatataaaacaatagATAAGAAAGAAAGTGGAAGCAGTCTCAGAGCGTCCACGGTAATGAGCTGCGGCGGCCGCTGCGGCTCTCTATAGGGGAGTACGCGGGCGGCTAAGGCGCGGGGAGGGGAGGACGCGGGCGCGCCAAGTAGTCGGCGAGGATGGGGTGCAGGGACCGGGGCCGGGGCGCCTATAGCACGGTCGGAGAGCCACGATGCGCccattcctttttttatttttattttattttttcagatttttttataaatactccatatttcgCTCTCATTCACCTCACACACATCTACACCCTTTTCCATTCTCTATATTTTTGTTGTCTCAATATGCAAGGTGGAGATAGTGATTCTCCCATTACCGGAGATTCGGGATACGACAACTATCCTCCTTCCCAGCCGTGTAGATCGAGTCCCACTCCCCCTCCATCCCAGTCGTGGTCGCCGGCATCCCCGCTGTGGCAATCGGCGTTCAAGGATTACCGACCAAACATTAACACGATCTACTATCTGCGTCCTGATACCCCTTCTCACAACTTCCAACCCACTCAATCTCCTATGTCTGATTTTGATAGATTCACGTTGGAGCATCTAATGGGTATGAGTCCGAGGCCACCGGAGACCCCGTCATCCGTCCCAGTACAGGGACGCGTGGAGGTGCCGGTTCCCATCAGACCGACGGTGGGAACCGCCggtggaggcggcggtggcgatGGGGATGGAGAAGAAGTGGTGGATTCCGATGATGCCACCGAGTAGGCGGTGGCGgtgtttttttgtgtttttataaaattttcgttgtataatttttctatatctataatacaacgaatatttggttttaattttatttctaattaatttatgtctctttttctaattatttttagtCCGGTAATTTTTATTcaacttgaatttaaatatgccaataattgataaaataatataatttgtgGCTATGAACAAGTCCACTATTGGGCTAGATAAATTTTTGTGGCCATGGACAAATTTTTATGACCGGTGGAAGAGTTTTTTATGGTTGTGTCTTGGACTTGTCCACATTATTGTGGAGCGTTGGCCAAGTAAATGAATACACACACGTAGTGTCTGAAAATAGACGAAAAGGGTCATGGGCCGCAGCAAATTATATTATGGCAATATGGCATTAttatctaagagcatccacaaccgtgctcttgccagcggcacggttgtgggcccgggcggtactattcatgcctgctctctggcaagagcacaacacccacaactgtgctcttccgcaaggacgagcacaattaatataaaattcaattacacaaaaacatttccataatattaaaattcatttaaaacccacaataaatattacaaatgacaaataaaattaaacattgcataattaaaatcctaaaaattaaaaattacataattaaaatcctaaaaattaaaaattacataattaaaatcctaaaaattaaaaatgacactactcgttgccgaatttcgcccacatgtggttgattaggtcttcttgtagttgattgtggattcgagtatcgcgcattgtgtgtcttgtctcgatcctctggccaaccgtcgtatgctcgcctcggcgtaggggagacctcgctgttgagcttccggcttcgtcctcgtcgtagaagctagccgccctcggcccttcgtcggctataatcatgttgtgtaatataatacacgtgaacatgatgtcggagatgatttgatgtgataaatggatgatgaatgtgtgtatttatagatgattttggggaaaaaaaaataaaaaaaaatcaaaaaaattcagaaaaaacgggaaaaaaacggccatatttttgggatttggaaaatatttttttttattttttagcattatttataattaaataccgattttaaaaaaaaaaaataaaaaaaagtttaaacacaacggctatgccgttgacgaatgggagcgcgccacgtgtgcgtccgctggcacggacgtgctcgatacatcgagcagcgccgtgccagcggcgcggctgcagcggcggcggtcctgcgccttgccaacggcgcggacggcggtggcgtctttcgccaccgctgcggatgctctaactttATCGAGTGAAATATTCACCGTTATTCACAATTTGAACTTGGAATCGACTACTAATATCTCAACTTATGTATATTAAAACTTTATATGTTCGATTGAAATAAATACTATACATATGTGATATGTCCACCTAAAATATACTTTCAGTTATGGATGTCAATGCAGTCCGCAACTCGTGAGCTGGTCTGAAATGCCCAGCAAAATTTATAAGGTTAGGATTAGAAATTTCTAGCCTAACAAAAGTACAACCCGATTAACCAGCACATGAATAACCCTCAACTTGTTATGGTCAGAttcgaaaacccgataaaatttatacttaaaatttaactttcaattttatattaaatttaaaaactatatattaattttttattaatataataataaataaataaaatagaaacttcaaatttactaaaaaaatatttaaattctaaagCATACTTTAAAATTTCTCATatgtttatgtttcattttgcacaaatctcaaatattagtgtttgatcatgtttatgtatTGAGTTTAactttaagcatatatctcaaatttatcgtaattaaatgttttacattttataaatataactaattttcatcattatttattggattgattgtaTGCTAATTTTATCAGTAGCAATTTGATTAACCCGTTAGGCTAAttcgaaacccgagcttttagggttatggATGAACTTTTATTACCCAAAAAAATTCACAATCCGATTAGTCCGTACCTGATTGAACCGCACACGAATAGGGTTGATCCAAACCCGCTGGGCTAACCAGATTGACATCTCGACTTTCGGTGAATAAAGAAGAAGCATGTAGTATGTATGAGCTATGATGACATTTTTGCCTTATTTACTTTGGACtttacatttcatttcttttaagTTTTTTCTTCTTATGTTTGAATTAAACGCACGGAACTTGTACCTCAAACCTAAATATATCTCTCAAATgtctaaaattaatttataatttatgaatACACAACAAAAGTTAAATTTTGACGGCCACCATATGTTGAAAAATGAGAGGTACATAAGATGCAGTATAGTTAAAGAGAGACGAGCAAGCACATCGTGCTCCACACTCAAACAAAACCATTTATGGATAATTGATGTCATTGAATAAGATATAAGGGGaaaaaaagtcaaaaattaTATGCGTTTTTTAGCATAAACTGATAAAAGCATATTCCAAATCGCCTTCAAAATATCGAATTCCAGACATTAAGCAAATTTACACAATCCCTCTTCCAACAACTCCAATCCTCCACAATTAAGAATTCCCTCTGGAAAAAGATCGAAAAGCAATCATGGCGACCCCTCAAATTTTGCAGACGGAGCAGGACGTTCTTATGTACTCTTCCCTCTTTCCCAAAGGTTCAATTTTTgctttttgcatttttttattggATCGATTTTAGGTGATTTATTCTTATTCGTATTCATTTATATCTTATTTTGTCACTTCAAGTTTTTCTATTATGAGTATTCGGAATGACGGTCATATCTGTGCTCAATATGGCGGCAGATGAAAATGTGAGACCTCGAGGTGTGGAAATCGAGAAGAAGATTGAGTATCTTGAGAGCTTGGCTGGAAATGTAAATTTTCTGACACtgttaatttatttgtttatggtCAACTGCAATTTATGCTTCCTCTATGGTAATTCCTCGATCTTTGTTACTTAATCTGAATATAAAAGTTAGGTTATTGAACTATAGCTGGAGTTATGAGATTGAAATAAATTGAACAGTATTGAGAtttgttaatttaataaaaGTTGGTTAAATTCATactgaaaatgaaaagaatCTGATAAGATATTAAAGTGAAACTTCATGAAGGGAAAGATCATTGCAATTTGCAAATATGGCAACTCTCACTTGATACTTATTTCAAATCTCACTTTGCAAGAGCTAGTAGATGAGAAGCTACTTTGTGTTTTGAAGGTTAGGAACCGGAGATCTCGCAGATGGTTAAATGATCGCTTGTTAATGGAGCTCGTTCCTCGCTTGAATGCTGAGGAAATTAGAGGATTGTTTGCCCCGCCACCATGGGGTAAGTATGTAAGTTATTGTGAAGAATGCAATAATGGTTTAAGAATGGAGTTCGTGACGATGACATGAGATGTATATCACAAGATTAATCGTATAAGTCATTTCTGTTCGCCAATTGGTGCTTCCTTTATGCGTGCTCGGTGTGCCTTGAACAACTGAATACCCGAGCATCTTGGATCTCTACATATAAGTCTGATATTCTGCAAATCTGTTGTTCAGGTGAGGAAGGGCCTCCTTCGGCATTTTGCATGACAAAAGTGGGGGAGTGGGATAGCTTCAGAAACATAGACATGGATAAGGAGGTTCTTACATGTTCATTACTTGTGAATTGGGCGTGTCATTTATATTGCAAGAATGGACGAAATTTTGATATCAGTAGCTCATTACTCTagatttaaaataatttgacCCCATGGATTATCTACATGCTTGTCAGATTGTAAGAAAGTATCCGTCAGCCTTGATTTTACTGCGTGTCAATTTTTTTCTGTGAAGTCCTGACACTGCTTTCATTGGCTTATTAATTTTGAGTTGAGttaggacttaaccaatttTTGGATCAGAGAGTGGAGCAGGGTTCAATTTTTTTCGTGTTGTTATTGATGTATTATGACACAAAATTCAAACTAGTCTTCTAGTCATCAGGACAGAGATAACCTGGTCATTACATATTCAGATTTCAGATTACCAAATAGTAACAACTAgtatttctataaaattattttctcttttgcaaCGCTTTCTTCTAGGAATTTACTGATTATGTGTGTGCAGATAGAGTCACAACAGAGCCTTTCTTAGCGAGGATTTTACACGCAAAGCaaatattttgccatttttaccATGATCTCTATGATGCATTACTTCCCTTTTTTAGGAAATGTGGAATCCATATACTTGAATATCTTTTTGACATTGAGAGGGAGAAGTGGAGAGTTTTCTCTCtgcctctctttctctctcattctCTCCGCTCGCTCGCTTCTGTTCTTGTGTGTTGAAGGGTGTGGTGACTGGTGAATTTCTCTGCGACATGcctccaattcattcttgttttTCCTTTCTTCTAGGCATCTATCATGGAATCGATTGAAAATTCGTCATCAAAGCGGAGAGATCGTCAAGATGCTGACAAAGTTGCTGTACTGACTGCCTGGCACCGTGTAGATGGTAGGACTAGGGAGGCACTTCGTCGTTGTTATCTTACGGACTTGGTCAGTGGATACGAGGtaaatatttgttttatgaaatgtaaTGTTCTCTCCTTTTCTAATTGCATGCCTGGACTTTTCAATCTCCATCCCTCGTGCTATTTGGTGACTGCATTGATGACATTATCTTCTCATAATTTATTGGCGGTAGTATTTTATATGACCATTGTATACATCCTCTTATTCCGTTTCGTGCTCGTGATTTCTGACATGTTTCCCatggcaacaccgaaatatgttGTTTCAGGAATGCATACGTTTGTTTGTCAAAGACAGCGGGAACAAAGATGTTCTAGTCATGCACGTTCAAGATCCTTTCCACCGGTTACTGCTGCATGGTGTTTGTGAGGTATTTTCTCCCACAGTATCTCGTTTGCGCGGCTTGATTCCCCTTCTCTGTGGTTTCCAATGGATAACCAAGGCTCACATACTTGTCTGCGAGCATGACATTTCGACAAATTGTCTTAAGCTAAATAAGATAGAGAGTCTCGTCGTGTATTGTGTAGAAATTGCACATTTTGCTTCCAATTTGATACTGCAGATTTCAGATACCTGACACAAATGCTTTCATGCAGTTTTACAACCTTGTCTCGACCACGGTTGCCCAGTCAAAAGGCGGTGCGCCTACAAAGACTACCAAGATAAAGAAAAAGCAGTCGGCGTCGTCAGAGCTCCCTAAGATAACACTATGCAACTTCTTGAAAATGGCAAAAGAAGGATTCTGGTGATCCCTTGTATATGTGCAACTGTACTATAAAAATTAGCTTGTACATTAATAACCTACATTTATTTAACTGTTGTAATAATTGCTCACTCACCCTTAGCTAGTAAGGTTTGTTGTGTAGAAATGTCTCATTTCTTCACACAGACGGCCGACTGGGTTCGAGCATTCAGGACCAGCCACTGATAATGTATTTGTGTACTTCACTTGATTTCATTCAGCAATATTGTCTATATTTGTTAGTTTGTTATTAGTGTTATATTTGATCTCTGGGATTTCATTGTGTATCAATCAACTAAATATAAACGCTCTGTCACTAATCATACACACATTTCACCGAACTAATCTGATACTCATTGTTTAGACATATCGCCAAGAAGCGGCATGCATCTTGACCAGTAGAATCAGGGCAGAGCCGTCGTGGTAAGAGAAAGTATTGATAACATGTaatgggacgaagggaatatTTTTACCAAGGATGATTAATAATAGATCTACATCTATTCTCACGATGACTCAAATACCCTATTTACTTGTTAGAGGTGAAGTGCTTTACCAAACTAGTATCGTCACTAATATGCACGGATCATATGATTTTCACTTACTGAATACAAATTTGAATTAATAAAACAGAATACAcactttataaaaaaagaaatgtaatTCTATCGTTCCACTCTAAGTGAAGCATTTCCTATTCGGCCACGGGattttatacatttttatttGGTGAGTTGAGTGGataagaaataaagtaagacaTAGAATATAGTGAAgataatgatatttttatttaagaaaatgtgttaattatagtgaaatatcgaaaaaagaaaaatgtgttgtTTATGGAAAACAGGGAGTATATTCTAACACTTTAGTATAGATATAAAAACATGTTTTaagaatttttcaaattttatattagCGTAATTTATTATTGTGATGAAACTAACTTTGAAATTTTTATGTATGTACTTAAACGGGTGGGTATTAGATAATAGCGAGTTAATTAGTTCActttagttttatttaatttatacttAATGAGTCTTATGACATCATATCATCATTAGTTTCACTTTagtgtatttaattatattgcCTTGAATTAAGCATATTTGAAATTTGttcctttttatattttatactccacGCTATATTTATAGATATATTATCTATTCGGATATACTATTAGTTTATGCGTTGTGGTTAATATAATTTTACacttgaaaaaaaatactttcaAATTATACCATCTCCATTGCATAAAAAATGTCTAAATTGTTTTAGTATTGTTTACATACCACATTATTATGTCAATCCTCTGATATTCACaccaaaatttgaataaaaataaacatacgTAGGATGAGGTGTCAGATTTCGAATCAAGTTAATTATAATGTATTATCtaataaattcatatattcactttatctatatttattactatGTGTTTAAAAATGGTAGATGTGTCTAATAATAACTAAAAGCCCATTGAAGCATGGATCATATGTTTACAATTATTTTTCTTCCACCCAATTATTACATTAATACGTATGAAAATATGCATTAGAGACTGACAAAATACACTCCACAAACATCCTTTCATTGGTGAGAAAAACACCAAAGCAGGCGGAGGCTTCTGCGATTAGCAACAGGAAGTTCTTCACCAACAAAGTGACGGCATAGCAAGACCCGTCGGAAACGGCGTCACAAGCAGCGGCGGCGCTGTAAACGATGGTAGCACTTGGCTGGACGGAGACAACGATGTTGAGTTCTCCGCGGTTGAATTTCGAACAGCCTCCGGCGGCGCCGAAGCTTGGATTTTCCTCCGCCAAAAAGGCTTTGTTTGATTTGGAAAACACCAACCAAGACATTAAGAGAGAATCCCACGAATTCCTCTCCGCGGCGCGGTCGATCTGCTCTCAGGCAAAGAGGGATCGATGTTGTGCTCAACGATGAGTCCATGCGCGAAACTCCTGCTATCATATGTTTTGGCGAGAAGCAGCGATTCCTTGGAACAGCAGGGGCTGCATCAAGTATGATGAATCCAAAAAAAATACGATATCACATATAAAATGTTTTATTGGACGCAAATTTTCAAATCCTAAGTTGCAAGCCAGCTTCCCCAACGCCTTCCGGAGGTGAATCTCCTCAAGCGACAGAGAATGGCCAAGCTAGTACTACAAGCGAAGACCCTCAGCCTGCTGCAGAGCCAATGGAAACAGATAAACCCGAGAGCGGGCCGAGCTCGACATAAATATGCAGGAGGCATTCTTTATTTTAGGAGTGTTTTGTATCGGTGGATTTTGGGACTTGGTGCAATAGTATGTTTGATATATTTCAGTTGGTGAGGAAAGAACTGATGCTGTCAAAAAGGCCGCAGAGTAGCAGCCCAACCAAGCCATCTTCCGAGAATGGCCGAGGAATTCCACGACCAAGCAGCCAACGTCTGTGAGgtgagatagagagagaaagtgacgCCGCACAGACGTTGAGGCGAGGGAGAGAGAATGCCGATGAACAGGCAGGTAATTGGAGTTGAAAAGAAGGTGAAACCAAAGAGGCCAGATCGGCCCTGCTGCAGAAGAGAAAGGTGGCTGCATGCCCGACACCTCTCCTCGATCAAgttaagaaaagaaagaagaattcACGGTTTGTCCggccgagggggagaggaagaatgCGACCGAACAACTCCTCTCCAAATCTATAATGATCGTGAAGGCCAAAGATGACCGATAATGAGAGGGCGAGTAAGCTGCAAAGGCGTAGCCCACATGTCGGTGGAGCCAGGAAAGATAGGTAGCAAGACAACCCGGAAAGGTAAAGCAGTCGAAGAATTATCCGGCAGGGGGGAGAGACAATACCCTGCCGGAAGAGATGGAGTCGCCAAGAGGGCGAGAAGTAATACGTGAATACTGGTGAAGCTTAATGGGCTCATAGTTTGAGCTGAAATGGACCGAGAATGGTCTTAAGATGGCTCCTAGATAAGAgcaaaaactatctaagatggctcctagataagagcaaaaactgtctagatAAGCTCCTCGATAAGAGTCAAAACTATCTGAAtaagctcctcgacacgagtaaaaactgtcagacagaaaaaaaaatgaagtggctcctggatacgagctaaaactatctaagatgactccttgacacgagttaaaactgtcaaaCAAAAATTGAAGCTCCATggcacgagttaaaactgtctaaATTGGCTCCTTGacaagagaaaaaaatgatagaaatccatgggttccatcttaaaaccaattggtgataagaggagaggcccatgagacttatatagtggattaagctctttgtgtatgccgatgtgggatattattatattcatttttatgtttcaattgtcaacaataccttctcaaatacctttccCCTTGGAGAaggatttttcatgaaaagaaggtaAATAtagtagttataagattttacctctccattgatggggtaaagatacctcttcaaaatggaaaaagttaTAATACATTTTAAAATACATCTCTCAGTGGAGAAtgttttttcatgaaaaaaagtaaataaggtagttatattaatttacgagatgctctaacaaaACAGTTGCATTTGTTAATATCTTTCACTCTACTTGAATTGTTGTCACAATATCACCTAATGTTTGACATGTTGTCCCTCTTAGAACATGCCTCTTACTCTCTCTCTCAGTGGCCTTTTGTTGTACTCCTTGTAACAGgcaatttttgtaattttaatctAAAGTATCATGGAAAAAATAATGAAGATTTACGTCCTATTTATAAATCTGATAACCTGAAGTGTATTGGGTAAGCCAATttcatattattaatttaaaatatggtAGATTAATACAGCAACAACTTTAAAAATGTTTCAGGCCTCTCTAAAAAGATCCTCTACGCAATCTATGCGCTTATTAAAAAGTTTCAACAAATATATTAAACTCTAATTTCTAATTATCTATTTTGTGGTAGACTTGCTTTGGGAAGGGAAATTATGAATTAATGACAACTTTTTAAGGAGTGGAAGCATTTATATTGTATTTTGTAAAAGCCTTTGTAGTTTTGAAAAAGGAACCGCCTTCATGCTCTCTTTTTCTCCAGTGTTTCTTACAAAATGTGCACCGCAGGATTACCTTATCCCAGCTCTCGTTTATATCATTTTCCCGCCAAAAACAACTCTAGTGGCATTCATGTAAATTTTCACATAATTCTCACTTGATATCAGTATAGATATAGATTAGTTATGTTTCATTATCTCGTCAGCATGTAGTAGTATTTGGGTGTTAAGGATTTGTGATTTTCTCTCTACTCTTCAAATAGTGAGTTTGGTTCGCGACTTCGAGTCATCCAATTTATGACATCGTGgcattgtaattaaaaaatatctctCGTGCatgaattggaattggaattggaattggaattggaattggaattggttttattatcatttttctcatcGTCAGCTAAGCTCACAAAATCTGAAGTAACGGACGCTTCGAATTTAATTTGACCAATTCTAGGTTAAAGCAAATCTGGAACCTTTAAATGGACTCGGGCCAATATAATAGTGAAAACCCATATTGCCTAATAAAGGCCCAAATACTACGATCTACCATGATTTTAGTAGCATAGCATTACTCCTACTTTCCACTGCGTAAACCCTCCCAATTTCAACAGAAGAAgaacaattttttttgaaaactcCCGACGATGAAGGTGTGTTTATTCTTGCTCATACAACGCTTTGATATGTTTGTTTACGGTCGAGTTACGATTAATGAATGACTTATTTTTGTAATTCGAGCAGGTATTTGATGTAATTAAACAAGACCGTGTCGATTGAGCTAAATATTTGGCACCGTCGTGCACGGCACTGTAATCGGTTCGTCTTTGCTCTgtgttagagtgtccactataaggcgcccACGCctaatagccccgccccagttttttgtccatagccccagttttttgtccatagccccaaaattctatttccgccactatagtggacacctccaatagcccccaaattccaaatacaaaatGCTATTTTTCCATAGCCGCGGGCTCGCCCCGAACGCGGCTATCCCGCGTCCGCCGCCCCCATCGCCCCAAAATGTTGTCCGCCCACCTTCCCCACTATAGTCGCCCGCCCACCGCCGCCCACCTGCCCCAgatgcggctatagccgcgtccacccccATAGTGGATAgccttagggtgtccactataaggtggacacgcccaatagcctcgctccagttttttgtccatagccccaattttttgtccatagccccaaaattctatttccgccactatagtggacaactccaatagccccaaaattttataatcaactttcattttataatatatcaagtaattattaacaaatttatcgggctctAATTAGTGGATTAAGAAGgccgactatacgaattaaaaataaaaataaaaataaaaataaaaataaaaattagaattacacactaaataaaaatacaaatacaatacaaattcgtcgctatatagttgaacagccgctgcgacatcctgaatctccggcggaatatctcgggtggataacgagGGTTATCCACGAAGTAATCATACATTAAACGTTGGTgagcaccgacgtggtctcgtgggattgtccgccgatgagtaatggtgcgagggatcggatcctccgcatcctccgccaaacgggccgctacatcctgttgcacctgttgaatcagagcattccagttgtctctccacaaattgttcatttccgaccccaaattgtagtgagagaaatttgtatagatgttgtgtttgaatggtgtgaaaataatgaatggagtggggtgtatttataggt is a window of Salvia splendens isolate huo1 unplaced genomic scaffold, SspV2 ctg772, whole genome shotgun sequence DNA encoding:
- the LOC121791298 gene encoding uncharacterized protein LOC121791298 isoform X1, which gives rise to MATPQILQTEQDVLMYSSLFPKDENVRPRGVEIEKKIEYLESLAGNVRNRRSRRWLNDRLLMELVPRLNAEEIRGLFAPPPWGEEGPPSAFCMTKVGEWDSFRNIDMDKEASIMESIENSSSKRRDRQDADKVAVLTAWHRVDGRTREALRRCYLTDLVSGYEECIRLFVKDSGNKDVLVMHVQDPFHRLLLHGVCEFYNLVSTTVAQSKGGAPTKTTKIKKKQSASSELPKITLCNFLKMAKEGFW
- the LOC121791298 gene encoding uncharacterized protein LOC121791298 isoform X2 produces the protein MNRRSRRWLNDRLLMELVPRLNAEEIRGLFAPPPWGEEGPPSAFCMTKVGEWDSFRNIDMDKEASIMESIENSSSKRRDRQDADKVAVLTAWHRVDGRTREALRRCYLTDLVSGYEECIRLFVKDSGNKDVLVMHVQDPFHRLLLHGVCEFYNLVSTTVAQSKGGAPTKTTKIKKKQSASSELPKITLCNFLKMAKEGFW